Genomic window (Acidobacteriota bacterium):
TGAAGGATTGGTTTGTTCCCGCCAATGTCGCAGTGGAAGGCCTCACTCCGGAGCAAGCCAGTTGGACCGACGGGCACGGCAATCATTCGGTCGGCCAGCTTGCCTACCACTTGATCTTCTGGAACCGTCACGCACTTGCCACATTCAAGGGCGAAAAGCCAGCCAAGTTCGAAGGCGACAACAAAGAGACGTTCAACAAATTCGACAGCAAGACTTGGCCCGCGACTGTAAAGCAACTCGATGAAGTGATGACGGAGTGGGAAAAAGCCGTGGAAGCAGCGGACGAGAAAAAAGTGGAAGCCGCGGCGTCCACGATCGCCCACATCGGGGCACACAATGCGTATCACATCGGACAGATCATTTACGTCCGCAAACTTCAGGGCTCCTGGGATCCGGAGAAAGGTGTGAAATAGGCCTCACGAAGCAAGGGTGTGCGCCCATCTCTGCGACAGCCGTGACTCACCTG
Coding sequences:
- a CDS encoding DinB family protein, which codes for MKQIALFAVLAMSFFAQAQNPKASTLKTVLLEQLRTTHNVKDWFVPANVAVEGLTPEQASWTDGHGNHSVGQLAYHLIFWNRHALATFKGEKPAKFEGDNKETFNKFDSKTWPATVKQLDEVMTEWEKAVEAADEKKVEAAASTIAHIGAHNAYHIGQIIYVRKLQGSWDPEKGVK